Part of the Paenibacillus wynnii genome is shown below.
GGAATGCCGTACTTATTCGCCATTGGGAGCCCCTTGATGTGATCCCCGTGAGCGTGGGTTATGAAGATTGCGGCGACCTTATCCGGTCTAATCCCTACTTCCAGCAGGCGCTTCTCGATCTTGGTCTTGGCTATTCCAGCGTCGATGAGGATGGTCTTGCCTGATGTTGTAAGAGCGATGCAGTTACCTGCGGATCCAGAGGCGAGAATATCAACTTTCATTTCACTCACCCCTTAGATTTATGCGAGTTAATAATGTTTTCCAAACCAATCTCCTTCACCAATTTCTCACCTATGGCATCCTTTACGGAGTCGTTGATGTGCTTCTTTATTGTCTCGCTGACCTTTTTCACGATGTCGTCTGACATACGTTTTGTCTGTTGATCCAATTGTTTATTAATCAACCAATCCATTCGTGTCCAGTTGTTCCCGTAGCTGCTCTCACGGCCTTCATTATCGACCTTTTTGAGAAGCCATGTATCGCACTTTTCCTTGATCAAGTCGTATATGGTAACGTCTTTCTTTTTCACATCGCCCCACTGGTCAGTAATTGTTACACCTCTCTGGAGGAATTCGGTGTAGGTTTTTTCAACCAACGCGTCCACCTTAGTGGAAAGTTGCTTTAATGCGTCTGATTCAAGACTACCAACAGCTTTATGTGAGATTTTTTGGACGATTGAATCAACAATTTTTTCCTGTATCTTTTGATCTAGCGATTCTTCCTCATCAATCCAATCGATATCTACTGTTACATTAAGCTTCATATCGCACGCTCCTTCATTGTTTTCTCACGCCATTCCTTATCAAAGGTGCATTTCTTAGCAGGCCATTCGTAATGCCGGCGACCAAGCACGAAAGTTACAAACAACCCTGTAGCCTTCTCGTAGTAGGCACCGTTTAGAACTTCAACTTTTGGTGCTTCCAAGGAGATAAGATCAGCGCCGCCGAACAGATCTAGTTGCTCTTTTTCGCTTTGCTTTGCGATTACCACCGCCCCCTGTCAGTTCTCCATAACAGCGAGGGCATACTCTTAAGCGTCCAAGATATTCCTCGCGGTCTGGATTTATCTCGCTCCCACAGACCATACAGTCCGGGGAGAGAGTGTAAATCTCAACAACTGGTATATCAGAGTGGGAGGTCATCGTCTTGGGCTTGTGCCGCTAGCCGCTCAGCAATGTGAATGTCCATGATTTTCAGCAGGCCCGTCAGTTCCTTAAGGTTAGGTTTATCACCCTTCGTCTTAACGTTTTCTGCAATATAAGCAGCCATTTCCTCAGGTTCTGTGATTCCTAACTGGGAGAATTTTATTTTCATATCAGCACGGGCTTGCTTTATACGATCTTCTTCGTTGGGAGTTGTAACTCCCTGATTCCCACCAGGGCTAATAACTTCCGGATCTTTTGCAGTCGGAGTGATATCCTTCCGCTCGTAACTCGCTATATTCTCTACACTAGGACCCGAGTTAACAAATTCATCCTCAGACACTTCAATACCGTATTGACGCTTGAAGGCTCGTTTAATTGCATGTTTTACAATCATGTCATCGAAATAATCCTTCCACATTTGACCGTTTCGACCTTTGAGTAGATGTTCGACCTGATCACTTCTAACAATCACTAGAATATTTGGCATTCCTTCACGGTAAGCGATACAATATGCCCCCACTGTCTTACCAGGACTCATTATGTTGGGTTCGTGTTCAACTTCTCCAGTGGCAACATTAGCTTTAAACATGTCGTTCTCTCTAACTTCGGAAGCAATAAATCCTTTATATTGCGGGTGAGACTTTGCGAGTGACACAATGCCTTCTACTGCAATTTGCATACTCATTACCGGGCCGTCTTTGCCGTTGTATACAATGCAGTAAATTTGATTAAGGAAAGGGTCAAGGCCAGTACGGACACAGGTTTGTACGAATAATGCGAATTGCTCATTGCTAGTGCCTTTTGCGATCGTGGATTTGAGGGTATCGAGGTGTTTTTGAGTGTAGGAGCCTACAACAGCCACCTCATCTTGTACTGCTTGGATCTGCGTATTTGGTTTAGTCATCTATTATTTGCCTCCTGTCGGTTTTAAGTGAGCTGCGAAGTAAGATCCATCCTTAAGGATGTGGTGGTCATAATAAGCACCGGGAACTGTGATGATGATCTCTTTCTCATCTTCGAAGTAAGGAGTTACTGTCTGACCTTCAAAGAGCTTGTTTCCTGGATCGGACTGAATAACGGTGTATGATTTGGGTTTCATATGATGATTGCCTCCATTCAAGGTATAAGTGCAGTTTATTGATGGCTCAGAAAGGCGATAAAGATCGGCAGCGCCTTGCGCTCTTTACGGGAGAGGATAGTCCCAAACTCTTTCTTGATGGCAGTAGCAACAACGGAAGGACCAAGATTGCCAGGTACATAAGCTTTCTTCGTGGACTTTTCATGCTTGAACTGGCGGCGGGACTTAGCAACAGCGAAATCACGGGCAGCACCAGCTTGAAGTGCAGCGATAAGAGCAGAGTGTTTATTGGTGATACGGAATTTAATTGTCATGGGAAGACTCCTCCAATTTGATACCTAATTTTTGATTCTCAACAGCTCTGACAAGGATCAACTGTCCTGCAGGCTGACCGATTCGGAATACACTCTCCGAGTCATCTACAGCCAGTGGTGCAATAATGTCGCCCATCTTACTGAGGACTGCCGCCAGCTCAATACCAGCATGAGCACGTTCGGAACGTGAGAGTTTGCTGTAAGGCTTGCCATCGCGTTCGATTTCAAAGTTAGGCTGTGGATCACCGCCGCCTTTAAGCTCTTTGAATAGGCTAATGGTCAGTGTGGTGAACATGTCTTGAACCTTAGCAGCTTGTAATTCTGCTTCCTTGGCCTCGTAAGCTTTCAGAGCGTCAAGGATAAAGATGCTGTCGTTACGGCTGGAGAGTGTGTCTAGCTCTTCAGTACGGGCTTTGTCCAGATCAGCTATAAGAGGATTGCGGACATTGTGCGCATGGATTGTGTCTGCTGTTGCGTCTCGTTTCAATTCGAGTGAGTTACGTTCAGCGATCAGCTCCGTAACATCAATCAGTTCCACTGCAGCCAGTTCTGCCTCTACTGCTTCGCGCTCCGTTACTGCCTGCCCATGCTCGGTACGTAATGGTAGTTTTCGAGCTTCTTTGCTGGCCGTGACAGCCTCCACAGACTCAGGATCAAGTGGACGTTTGCATGTCGGGCATTCCTCTGCGATTTCTTCCCCGTGAACTTTGAAGTACCGCGCCTTTGCTGCCGCTACCTTTGCCCGGGCTGCTTCGAGCTTACTTTCCAGTACCATCCGTTTCCGCTTAGGCTCATATGCAAGCTCTATCTTTTCTTGAAGTGTTCTGATTTGTAATAGAAGGGCGGAGTCTTCAGCTCTCACAGCCTCAATATCAGCAGGAGCTTCTGGGAGCTTAAGTAACTGACCTTCCAGTGCTTCAACCTTACCCTGAGCCCGTTTAAAGGCCGTGTCCTTATCGTTCTTATTCTTGGTGTGAATGTCTTTCAGTTGAGGCCGTGTATGCTTCTTGGTGAGCTCCTGCAGCTTTGAGGCTTGGGGATTAAGTACGATGTCCTTTTGCTTCTGGTCAGGAGTTAACCGACTCATTTCCGCAAATACTTCCTTAGCAGCTGGGGCTGTGGTGAATCTCATCATTAGTTCACGTTGCTTGCTCCAATGAAGAGTGAAGAAGTAAGTAGGGTTATAAAGGGATAAGAACAGGTCTTTCTCGAATAGGGATTTCACAAGCTCATCGAATTCACCGGATTTGGTAGGGACCTCGTTAATGTAGAAAGTGTTCTTGCCTTTCTCGATGCCGCGTCCTAGCATAAATTGCTTGTCGTCCACCTGAAGGAGTATTTCAGCCTTCACCAGATCAAATTTATAGTTGGTAGGTGTTGGATCAAGCTTGCTGCCCAGCGTATCCGTGCCGTACAATACCCATGAGGGCATTTCGAGAATGCTTGACTTGCCTTTTGCATTGTCTCCCGTGATCTCTGTTCTCTCGCCAAAGGTAACTACGAGATCGCGGTGAGCTTTAAAGCAGTGTGCGTTGACGGATAATAATTTGATGTGTGGCATGCGTTATTTACCTCGCTTTCAGCTGAATTTGTGCTCAAAACCCCGTTTTTGGCAAAAAAAATTATGGCCTGCTCATTTTGAGGCTTGCCTCCTTGGAAAATGGCATGTGTTTTGCGCGTCCTCTTTTAACAGCCTGTTCAGCCTCTTCCTTGCTTTTATACAGTCCGAGACGAAGCTTAGTACCGTTTACGCCAAGATGTGCGACCCATTTTCCGGATTGTTTATCCTGCGAAACTCCTCGCATACCAGAGGTGTTATTTTTTTGATTCCTTCCTCTGTTCTGCTGATTTCCTGATCGCGTTGTGACTCTGAGATTTGAATCTAAGTTATCAAGGGTATTGTTGTTAAAGTGATCAACGACCATGTCTTTCGGACATTTCGTCACCCATCTATGAAGATACATCACAGATATCTTTCCATTTGGAAGTATCACCCTACCGGCACAGTAGAAGCTTTTTGTGATAGGGCTCCAATTTGCATACCAAGTTCCTTCATAAGACTGAACCATTTCAAGATTTTCAGTGCTAATGAACGTTACCATCCTTCCGAACTTGGGACTATTCAAAATTATTTCAGTGACATTGCCTCTGATCCAAAATTTGTTTTTCAGTGCGCTCACCTCCACCGTTTAATTCAAGGAAAGACTCCCGTCAAATTCAACCCAATATTCGTTCCCGACGTTGTCATTTACCATGACATCCACAGTTCCATCTGGTGCTACCATCACGTCAACCACTGTGATTTGATGAGTTACTGTTCCTGTCTTTCCGATTAAATCCTCCCGTTGTTTACCCAATGTTTTCACCTCCCTTCCAGTAGTAATAATTATTTACGATTGTTCCTTGATGACCTCATATCCTTAGCTGTTGTAGAATCGCTAGGATAGGATATATTCAACGGCTGAGCTGTCACATGTCCCTCCAGGTTCTTTTTAGCGGCTGTCATATCGAATCCTACACCGCATGGCTTGCCGTACTTCCCAAACAGTTCTTTGCGCTCCATATCGTGAGCTGTACGGCAATGTAGATTAGTAATTACATCGCCTGTATGACCGCAATTAGGATAAGGACATTTGACTGTGCTACGGATGATGATTGTCATACACACGCCGCTAGTTGTTCTAAAGGAGAAGCCCATAAGCAAAGCAACGCTTCTCTATGAATGCGGCGTTCGCGGATTGCTTGACGCTCCATGTTGCTGTCACCAACTTCACGGGCTGCATAGAGTACTCTGAGCCATTCGGCCATCTGTACGCGATGATACTGTATTTGCTGTTCTGCGGTCATATCAGCTGTGCCTCCAGTTCTTCGATTTGTTTGCAAAGATCATGATGCCAATCAACTTCGTTCTTTTCATATGCAAGCTGGGAGAGTTGCTTAAGTTCGTCCAACCTTGCAACAAGTTCTAGATTCTTCATAAGCAAAGGCTTCATAAATTCCAATTCAAGGCGGCTAATATCAAGTTCCCCCCTATTGTTTAGGTTCATCGCTGTTATAACTGCAAGTTGGCGGTGTACCTTGTGGATGGCGATCATAAGGATTCTCCTTTCTTTGTAGGAATATTTCCCTCTCTGTCGAATTGGTAGTTGAGATTACTCGAATCCGAATGAAGGAGTGAACAGATTGGAAAACTATCAAAAAATCATTAAAGATTTAGACGAGAGTGGAATTTACGATAAGGTAAGAGATAGACTTTCTAATTCGACAATAATCGCTATTTCAGCTTTAAAGGAGAAAGACCTTGATCCAAGGAATGATGATTTTTTATTCGCTTTGATTAATACTGTTTCCGTTGAAGCTGTTCGACAGGCTGTTGCGATTTCGGTTAAGATACTGGAGCAGCAACTCAATCAAGATTCTTGATTAGATTTATAACTCTGGTAATCCGACAGAGACCGCTCAACTGTTTTCTTTGTAGCGACCATATCGATCTCGGGTAAGTCACAAGCGTTAAAGACCACATGGTTTTCTTCAGAAACTGCCGCTCTAACGGTGGTTTCTTTTTTTGAGTTGATCATACAAGTGATACCTCCTTAAGTTTTATCCCTAACAACATTCCTTGTTCGAATGC
Proteins encoded:
- a CDS encoding AAA family ATPase, whose product is MPHIKLLSVNAHCFKAHRDLVVTFGERTEITGDNAKGKSSILEMPSWVLYGTDTLGSKLDPTPTNYKFDLVKAEILLQVDDKQFMLGRGIEKGKNTFYINEVPTKSGEFDELVKSLFEKDLFLSLYNPTYFFTLHWSKQRELMMRFTTAPAAKEVFAEMSRLTPDQKQKDIVLNPQASKLQELTKKHTRPQLKDIHTKNKNDKDTAFKRAQGKVEALEGQLLKLPEAPADIEAVRAEDSALLLQIRTLQEKIELAYEPKRKRMVLESKLEAARAKVAAAKARYFKVHGEEIAEECPTCKRPLDPESVEAVTASKEARKLPLRTEHGQAVTEREAVEAELAAVELIDVTELIAERNSLELKRDATADTIHAHNVRNPLIADLDKARTEELDTLSSRNDSIFILDALKAYEAKEAELQAAKVQDMFTTLTISLFKELKGGGDPQPNFEIERDGKPYSKLSRSERAHAGIELAAVLSKMGDIIAPLAVDDSESVFRIGQPAGQLILVRAVENQKLGIKLEESSHDN
- a CDS encoding RecT family recombinase, with product MTKPNTQIQAVQDEVAVVGSYTQKHLDTLKSTIAKGTSNEQFALFVQTCVRTGLDPFLNQIYCIVYNGKDGPVMSMQIAVEGIVSLAKSHPQYKGFIASEVRENDMFKANVATGEVEHEPNIMSPGKTVGAYCIAYREGMPNILVIVRSDQVEHLLKGRNGQMWKDYFDDMIVKHAIKRAFKRQYGIEVSEDEFVNSGPSVENIASYERKDITPTAKDPEVISPGGNQGVTTPNEEDRIKQARADMKIKFSQLGITEPEEMAAYIAENVKTKGDKPNLKELTGLLKIMDIHIAERLAAQAQDDDLPL
- a CDS encoding HNH endonuclease: MSALKNKFWIRGNVTEIILNSPKFGRMVTFISTENLEMVQSYEGTWYANWSPITKSFYCAGRVILPNGKISVMYLHRWVTKCPKDMVVDHFNNNTLDNLDSNLRVTTRSGNQQNRGRNQKNNTSGMRGVSQDKQSGKWVAHLGVNGTKLRLGLYKSKEEAEQAVKRGRAKHMPFSKEASLKMSRP
- a CDS encoding DUF7667 family protein; the encoded protein is MIAIHKVHRQLAVITAMNLNNRGELDISRLELEFMKPLLMKNLELVARLDELKQLSQLAYEKNEVDWHHDLCKQIEELEAQLI